Genomic DNA from Nicotiana tabacum cultivar K326 unplaced genomic scaffold, ASM71507v2 Un00003, whole genome shotgun sequence:
GATTTTCAGCAAACAAGAACTGTATAAGAATCACTGCTATACATGATGCTTTCTTTTCGATACGTTTGCACGTTGCATCATACCTGTGAAAATTTGGTGTTATCAACACGAATTTCTCATATTACACGACTTTCATCTCTTTACTGCTTCCCCTGTAACTACACAAATATATTTACCCAAAACTTTGGAGATTCCACCTAGATCCCACGGGGAAAATGCGACCAAGAGGAGAAGAAATAAGGGAAGGGCGAAGAGGGAGAACTCAACTTTACATAAGGATAACAAATTCAAATATTATCAGCGTCGAGGAATGCACTCAGAAGGGAACTATCGGTCTGATAGTACAGAGGCACTCCATGAAAGCAATATATCTCGAGCAACAGATGGTAAGTCTGCAAAAGTTAAGACACGTAAAGTTCGCGATGAATCATATATATTATGAAATGTATGATTTACTAGTATTTAACTGGAGGAAAGGCTAATGGACGCATACCTTGTGCTAGTCCTAAAGCCATTGAAGGTACATCTACCTGGTCTTCAAGCAGTCTATATACATCAACTACCTGCAAGATACAATCGCATCAGAGTTGAGTATATTCCGACATAGACAATTATGTATCAATCAGATATTACATACTTCTTCAATGTGAAGCTTGGAGTCTTCGGTCAAAGCAAGAAGAAGCTGCCTACGAATTCCTTCATCAAGTATGAAAAGTCGAGCTCCATCCTTGATTGTGTCAGTGAGGTCTAGTTTCTGTTCAATCTTCAAATGTTTGCTGGTTCCTCTGACAAAAACATATCAGAAAAGTGTGATAACAGTGGAACACGATAACTATACTTCGCCAAATAAGGATTGCCAAGAAGTTACCTATTATTCCCTCGAAATGCAGGGTTTTCGCTCAGTTTTGTGACGTTTTCCTTTGCTAGAGTTATCAGGTTCTCCAGTCGTTTCCACTGGAAGAGACCATCCTTGAACAGAACCTAACAAGAGAACAATATCCGGAAGGAAAACATATAGAGTCAATAGCTTGCATAGGAAATATCTATGCGCTAattgatgtggaagatcagaccgGACTAAATCAGACACTCTTTCGAAAAGCCTCCCTCTTGATTTTACTGTCAATTCAACTACTATTGAATAAAACATATTCCATCATAGATTGTTAGCAGTGGTGTCAAAGGAACTGTATCACATTAACTTTGGATAAACTGTATTGTGAAAGAAAATTTCGGTGGATCAAGTTGTAATATCTATTACACAATTCTTGAAGTCCATGTATGAGTTGAAGTTAGACTAGGTATGGACCACCCAAATACTACATATCTGACCCATGACAAGTTCAATCATTTCTTTTCATTTAACCCTAGTTTGTTTTTGGTAAATCATCGAAAGAGAAAAAAAGACGCCTAGCTAGGCAAAAAGCCACAACTAGCCACTGCCTATGGTTTAAGAAGATCACCCTAATGACTTTTTGACCAGATATCTGATGGCACAGTATGGTTTAAGAAGTTAACCACTCTCTCATTAAAGAAATAATTTTGACTCTTGAGGATAATCCACGAGTTAGCTATCATGGGATCAACAGTTGAACTTCAATCTGATCCGACCTATCAGAACACAACGCTAGTTGCAAAAGCAAAGATTATATGGAGCAGATTGGATCCATTTTCTACTAGATAAACTTTATGTCCATCCGGATTGGTTGCATTTCTACCCATACTTCCTATTGGTTGCCTCTGGATATACAATTCATCGTATACTAAATGAATGGTAATATAGAGTACATGTTCCATATAGTTAAATTTGACACTGATTTCCAGAAAAAGTTAAGACGTCAGCCATAAATATCAGAAGTTAAGTATATCATAACTGCCGAGCCATGGTCCCCAACAAGTCAAGTCAGATAAGCCATAGAACTGAAAATACCATTATTCAGGGATGTCTCAGAATGATGTCATTCACTCATGCAACTCTTTGTCTTCATTCTTTAGTTATTTTTGAATAGCTTACCGAGAACTATCTCAGGTCTAAATTTACACTTTTTAAAGATTAACATATAAAAATATCTCTTATGTTAACATCATATCATCCAACTTCGACAAAAAAGTTTCAGAAAGGTTGACTAAGAGGTTAAATAGAAAATACTATGCTCTTCATAAAGCATGATAAAATGAGAGATGATTTACCAACCTGTATAAGGCGTTCACGTAAAGCTGGGTTAGGATCTGTTAGGAGACGCTTTGCCACATAAGGATAGGCTACCTGAAATGATGCTCATGATTATTAATAGCATAAATATACCAAAAAAGTATGCAAAATAGCATGCATAAAAGAGTAAGATTACTAGAATCAAATATTTTCAGCAGAAGGCCTCCTCATATTATTTGACAACATGTCATGACAAAAATAGGTGAATGCCTAAAAATCAAAACAGCCCTATGATTCATCGTTTAATAAAATTTGCCTGTAGCTTTAATTGCTACACTGCCTAAAAAGCAGAGAAGAGATTACAGGATGTGCTTCAGTAGAATTTTCAAGGGGCCATGAGTATGAGCTAAAGTCTACTTTAGTCCAAAGTGATACCAAACTTCAAAATTATTTCCAAGCAggtctattttttttaaaaatcaaacttAATATCTGTGGATCAACAGGTTAAATTTTTATTCAAATGATTAGTGGAGAAATTTTTCTGGTTTTCTGACCAACAGCATTACCAGATGGCTTATTGCCttattaaaagatgaaataaTAGTAAACATGCACTTTTTCAAAAGTTGCGAGCTAAAAAGCTAGATGTTTCACCTCCAGAAACTTGAAATCTGGCTCCAGGGTCAAACAAATGCCTTCTTGAGTCAATAAAGAACGAATAACGAGAGAAAACCTTTCTGGTATCCGGATAGGATAGTTGTAAACTAGTTGATTGAATTTGCCTGCACGAGAGCATTATTTACATTGTTAGAGACCAAATTGAACTTTATCTCTAGTAGCATTTACATCATATATTTCAATTGATAAATACAGGAGTCTTCAAACAGCAAAGAGTAAACAATTACTGGTGCAATCTTAATTAGTCGAATTGATCGTCACAAATGCCAATCATAAGAACCAGATAATTGGTGAAGACAAAATATTTCAAATGATCACAAGGAGTTACTGAACTCAAATTAGGTTAACAACATAGGCCTCCATGTAGCCAGTTTGCAGTTAGACAAATAGGATAGTCAATCTCTATAATATagcctgtttggtcaagcttctaaaatcagcttatttttaGAAGTGTTTTTTCTTAAAGAACTTTTGgcgagaagcagtttgtgtttagctaattaattggaaaagtacttctgagcagcaattagtgtttggccaagcttctaaaaagtgcttttaagtgtaATTTTcctaaaagtgcttttcaaaaaagtgttgttggggagaagctatttttttctgcttctactgaaaaacacttttttggccatggagaagcttggccaaaaagtgcttttgaatggtgcttttcaaaaagtgctttttgaaaaaaaaaaaaagtgctttaGTAACCATAACAGTTTGCAAAGCATTGTCGCAGGAGATGAAAAAAGTAGGAACCATTTAGAGCTGTATTTTTCAGTATATCTAATTTCTTTTAACCTATAAAGTAaagtgtttggtacgaaggaaaatattttctagggaAATAAGCGGTTTCCTCACTTATTTATTAGTGTTTTGTTGGTGAGTAGATAATTTTCGTAAAACAATATTCATTAAAGATTGATAATAATGTCAGTTGGATAGTGTTTCATCGAGTATTAAACGTTGGTAATTATATTTAAGTGTTGGATGGATCAAGTGATATGGAGTAAGAATTGGGATTATCGTAAAGGAAAATGACTTCCGCCTATAAATGAAGGAAGTCAAGAATTGGAATTATCGTAAAGGAAAATGACTTCCGCCTATAAGTGAAGGAAGTCACTTTCCTCCTGGTAAAAATATTTCCTTGCAAAATATTTTGCAGAACAAACACTAAAAATGACTTCGTCATGCAATTTTTCAATTGCCAAACCCACCTAACTCCTTTTAACATCTTAATCAGCAAAACAGACGAATACAATAAAGTATATATCCTTGCATCACACGAGTTAGGGCACTGGAGTAGGTTGCAGCTCAACTTTCCAGTCAAAAGATTTTCTCATCTCTAAAAAAATAAAGTGTTCTAAGTGAAGCTACAAATACATTACGGGCCATACCACAGGACAATAGTGTATAGTATCTAATCTCATCCCAGGTCAAGGATGCTAATCAAATAAAACAAATTGATAAACCGAGGGAAGCGTGCACCAGTCAAAGCATGAAATGTTATACTTTAGACATACTAAGGCTAAGCTCAAATTAGTAGGTCATCAATTTCTAAAATACACAGTATCAAATGAAGGAAAAcaatacaacaaaaaaaaaaccaatggcTTAATCTCTCTCTTGGTGCAACCAAGTGTGCTGGCATGCAAATTTTAGGTGTCATAAGGATCTAAACTATGAGAGCTTGTTGTTTAGTGCATCACAATGTCTCCCATTCTTAGCATATCTCCTAGTGCCAACTTAAAATAGCACAATTACCAAGTAATGTGCTTCacaggaaaaaacaaaaaaaaattgtagaTGTTGGGAGCAGAGTGCAATTAACAGGAAACAAAGCGTGTGATTCAAGGTACCTGTAACACTTCTAAAATTAAAGTCAGCAAGTCCTTTTTCAAGGGAGTTTTGCCATATTGCTTCTAATGCTGGAACAATGGGGGCAACATCAGTTCCACTAGCTAGGAATCCAAGCCTGGTAAAATCATTTGCCATCTCGCCATAGTCCTCATTCACCGCATGCACAACAGCATCAATCAGAATCTGTTTATTTTGCTGAAAAAGAGAAGACGCGCAGATAGAATCAAATTAAGTTAACTTAATTCAGTGAACTTAACTAGGAGAAATTTAGAGagtatttcattatattcacAAGGATACGAGAGTATTTTGTATTTACTTATCCTGTTCGTTAAAGAGACTAATTTCTAACATATTGTACATAACCTAAGACTTCTAAATGAGGAGCTGCTCTTGTAAATTGCTACTCAACTAATTTCACTGAGAAGTACAGTCAAATCACATCATATTACTTACCTGACTGAGCACAGCAACATTGCCAAAATCCACATAGGCAATGCGTCCGTCACGCATAGCAAAGACATTCCCAGGGTGAGGGTCGCCGTGGAATAGGCCAAATTCGAGTAGCTGCCGTAAGGCTGCACTAACTCCAACGGTCAAAAATCCATCTATATCAATTCCTGCCTCTCTGATTGCCTAAGTCACAAGAATCATAACGTATTAATATAAAGAAGATATCCCAAAGCATGCATTTGAGGAAAACTCTAAAGATCCACACCTGTGGATCGGTGCACCGGATTCCATCGATCCACTCCATTACCAAAACACGTGGACCAGAAAGCTGTATGTAAACCCGAGGTATTTTAACAGTAGGGTCATCTTTGAAATTCTCCAAGAAGTCTTCGATATTACGAGCTTCCTAAAGGgggaaaaaaagagaaggtaGGAGGGATATTAGAAAATACAGACGTGAAAGCCTTCCAAGATAAGCAAAACTTCTTTCACCATTCAGTTTGCAAAAAGAGGAATGTGCAGCATTACCAAGGTATAATCCAACTCCTCCAATAGCTTCTCACCAAATTCATCAACTATAAGCTCGGCGTTGCACCCCAGTTTCTGTAGACTGATGCCATTCAAGAATGAAGCCAGAGTGCGGAAGAGAAAAAGATCTCTGTAGATGATAGGCTCTATCTGAGGCCTTTgaacctaaaaaaataaaaagagcaaACCCCAATTATGAATACCACTGCATCATATTGTTAATTCAATTCATTGAAGCTTCTCCAAAACATCCAGAAGCTTCAAATGAGATGCACATATGTTAAAGGTGAAACTAGCATAAAGAAAAGGAATGATTAGATAACACAAAGGATTGTCTAGACACATTTCTGCCAAGTTTCAAATATCGGACCTTAACAAATCTACAGAGCTTTTACTACTTGATTATTTCCAAGGGCTATACAGATATTTTTCAGCTATTTATGTAATGGACAGTCGTCTTTTTACTGTTCTCGTTCTGCAACAGGTATTTCTCCAAATGACAATAAAAGGAGATTGTTGAAAGTTCGGTTGACACAGCGACAAAACGAGAACAGGCTTCAATGGTTTAGCAGTAAAACCAGGCGGAGAAAAGAAAGATTGCAAGAAAAACAGGAAAAGGTCAAACCTTTATGGCAACATCTTCCCCTGAAGCACGTAAAGTAGCACGGTACACTTGACCCAAACTTGCAGCTGCAATAGTTTCTGAAGAAATTTTGCTGAAAACAGCTTCAAGAGGCTGGCCCAATTCCTCTTCTATGATGTTAAAAGCAACCTACATCATTGTCAATGATTTCTGTTCAAAGGAAAAGTAGTCTATGTAACAAAGCATGCATCAGCTGCACCTCACTTGTCATCTCATTACCTGATTAGGAAATGCCGGAACGTCATCTTGAAGAATGCAAAGTTCATTCATGTAATCTTCTCTTATGATATCAGGCCTATTTGCAAGCACCTgtaaaaaatacaataaataaatGACTATAGTTGCTGAAGAACAGCGAAATCAATAGGAAATAACATCTAAGCTTAAGTGCACATTCTTGGCAAAAATCATGATGCTTAAACAAGTGAAGTAAATTCAGAGCACAAGTCTAGCATATTGCACTAATACTGACTATATatcaggaaaaaaagaaaagttcaattgtcactagTACTGACTATATACTGTAAAACAGAAATGTTCATTTGTTCCTTTAAAAGTTTGGATTGACGTGTATTCGCCACGCAATATTTATTTCTGCAATGACCCTTAGAAGTTCTAAATATGTTGGTGGTATAGTAATAAGCCACTGATTGACCCAATATGAGACTCCTACtcatgccaaaaagaaggatgaacACTAGCAAACAGGACACCTTGTTTATAGTCATGTTGCTGAGTCACTAATATATTGCACGGACTCTCCGAAAtgtgcgtgtcggatcctccaaaaatggaCGCTTTTGGAGATCCGACACACACCCGGCAaaattttcggagagtccgagcaacaacGATAACTTTCACTGCCTGTTGGAATTTCCAGCCAATGGGGTATGAAATGCTTCTTTGTTACACAATTCAGCAATTGTACAGCAATTTCTAGCATTTCTACAGTCATCTACTAGATATTTGCACAATGCATATTCTTCTGCTAGCAGTTTGTTTCATCGTCAACTGCCATTTAAGTCTTCTTCGGCTATACATACTTGTACAGAATCATTTTACAGTTTcattagatttgactccaaattTTACAATTTCCAAATAGAAGATACTCGTCCACAAGTATAATAACCAACTGTTCTTGAACTTTAGAAATTTAAAAGCACCAAACCTGTCCTGCTTTGATGAAAGAAGGTCCCAAATCACACAACAGAGTCCTCAGCTGCCGAGCACGGAAAGGAACAACTTCTTCGTCACGGCCCACCAAATAATCATACACCAATGTAGTCCAATAGAGCCCCAAATTCCAAACAATCTCTACTCCTCTACCAACCAAAGACAAAATCTGTCCCCTTGACTCTAACACCTTGTTTCTCACCTAAAAACACAAATTTCCAATAAACACACAAAATTGAACATAAGacaagcccttatcaagaaaatgaACGCATAGGACTAGCACACCAACTCATACTTAATTTCCCAATATATCCGCTAAAATGTTACCAAAATTATAGTAAATAACTATTGAGAGGTAATTCATATACTACTAACTTATCAATAAACCAACAAaagtaaaccaaaaaaaaaaaaactcaaataaTCACAATGATCTTAATCAAGTATACAAATTTGATTCTCCAATATACCCAAAAAATTAACCAAGAAAGAGCAAATAACTATTGGGAGGTTATTCACATACTCCATATTTTTCCAATAAACcaacaaaaattatcaaaataaaaattcaactaaTCAGTGGGAATTTATCGAGTTCCAAGCTTTTTAAGCAAAACCAATTTCTCAAAATACAAGCTTAATTTTTCCGGACAACCCTTAAGAAAACTAGCAAGTAATTACCAGAATTCTATTCACATACTTAAAATCAATTTTCCAGCAAACAATCAACTaggaataattttaaaattaaattgtttctaaatacaGAAGATGTCATCCTTTTGTAGGACAGACTAAAAAAGTCTAAGAAGGACAGTTGTGTGGCTATAGCAAATGTGTGTAAGATTAAGCTGTTTCTGAATATAGAAACTGACATTTTTTCCTggacggactaaaaaggaaagagtgTCATTGACATACAGATTCAGGGGAATATTTGCGAAAGGGAACGCAAACACCACGTTCAAAATCAAGTTGCTCCAAAGCGCTAATCCTAGATATGTCCTTCACTTGTAAAGCACCAGTTTTCTCTGATGGGCTTTGTGTAGGAGAAACACTACTCACTGCACAAATTCTTGGCAATGAAGTTCGGTTTTTTTGAATGGAATTCAAGAGTTTTCTTCTGCTTTTGTACTCAATTGATGGGGTTATTGAAGAGTACAAGCAACTAGTGCAAATTCcctccattttcttttaattttggagCTCAAAATCAAGAAGATAATATGGTGAAA
This window encodes:
- the LOC107791789 gene encoding protein ACTIVITY OF BC1 COMPLEX KINASE 1, chloroplastic; this translates as MEGICTSCLYSSITPSIEYKSRRKLLNSIQKNRTSLPRICAVSSVSPTQSPSEKTGALQVKDISRISALEQLDFERGVCVPFRKYSPESVRNKVLESRGQILSLVGRGVEIVWNLGLYWTTLVYDYLVGRDEEVVPFRARQLRTLLCDLGPSFIKAGQVLANRPDIIREDYMNELCILQDDVPAFPNQVAFNIIEEELGQPLEAVFSKISSETIAAASLGQVYRATLRASGEDVAIKVQRPQIEPIIYRDLFLFRTLASFLNGISLQKLGCNAELIVDEFGEKLLEELDYTLEARNIEDFLENFKDDPTVKIPRVYIQLSGPRVLVMEWIDGIRCTDPQAIREAGIDIDGFLTVGVSAALRQLLEFGLFHGDPHPGNVFAMRDGRIAYVDFGNVAVLSQQNKQILIDAVVHAVNEDYGEMANDFTRLGFLASGTDVAPIVPALEAIWQNSLEKGLADFNFRSVTGKFNQLVYNYPIRIPERFSLVIRSLLTQEGICLTLEPDFKFLEVAYPYVAKRLLTDPNPALRERLIQVLFKDGLFQWKRLENLITLAKENVTKLSENPAFRGNNRGTSKHLKIEQKLDLTDTIKDGARLFILDEGIRRQLLLALTEDSKLHIEEVVDVYRLLEDQVDVPSMALGLAQDLPSVARDILLSWSASVLSDR